From the genome of Haloplanus natans DSM 17983:
GCTCCCTGGACCGGACGGTGTCCTTTCGGCAGCAGATGTCAAAGATGTAGCGGCCGACGTAATTGGTCAGCTTCCACTCCAAGGAATCGAGGGCTCGCCCCTCGATTCCGGTGATATCTGGCCTGTCGTCACCATGGCCAGCGTCAACCAATCGTCCGTTTGGGATGTGACCTCCCAAACGGACGATACTCCTTGCGACGATACTGTCATGGACTGGCTTCACACGCTTCAACGTGAGAAGCTCGAAATGGCGGCAAACATCCTGTTTCGACATCTCGCCCTGACGATTCTCGACCCTGACCGGTCGAGAATCGTCTCCATCGACTTCGTCGATAACCCATATCATGGCTCTCCTGACGAGGAAGACGGCGAACTCTGTACAACGAATCCCAAAGATGGAACGACAACATGCCACCGCTATTGTACCGCTTACCTCGTCTCGAACGGAAAGCCAGTGACGCTGGCGCTGACCTACGTCCGCAGCGACGAGAAGGAGGCCGACGCGGTCAAGCGTGTCCTCGACCGCGTCGCCGCCTATCCCTTCGAGATAGATCTCCTACTTGCTGACCGTGGCTTCTACAATGAACGGGTGATTCGTCACGCACGCGACCTAGCGACGACGGTGATCCCTGTCAAAGAGAAGGGTGAGCGCATGAAGGACAAACTCGCCACGCACTGCTCGTACATGACGACCTATCGCATGTACAAGGGACGCGAGCGGGAACTGCGCTTCCCGCTCGCTGTCTCTGTCTCATACCAGAACGGTGACCGAGACAAACATGGCGAGGTCGTTCGAGGATATGTGGCGTGCGATCTGGCCGATCGCACGCCCACGCAGGTCGAACGACGCTACCGGAAACGCTCGGCGATAGAAACCAGCTATCGGCTGTCTCGCCAAGCGCGAGCAACAACAACGACACAAGACCCAATCGTCCGGTTTGGGTTCGTGATCGTAAGCTTCCTGCTAGAGAACCTATGGCTCGTGCTACGATGGGCGGTCGTCGCCCGCCCGCGGCAGGGCGGGCGCGACCTGCCCGAGCAGTTCACGTTCACGACGTTCTGTGACTGGATTCGCCACGAGCTGGAAGCGGAGTTAGAGCGGCGGTGGGAGATTGAGATGAACGGTGTGGGCGTCCCCGACGCATACGCCCCGGCCGCGGGCTGACGGCCAGCCCGCGGCCTCGGGCCAGCGAGTCGTCAGCAACAGCACTCGTCAGAAACCGCTTCAACAACCGCTCTCATCACTGTCTCTGTCCAATCCAGATCGATGTCTCGATTCAATCAGCTACCGCTCCGAGATTGAACGGCTCATACCGATTCAACTCGGCTTCCGAATCCTCGATTGGGAAGTACCGACTGTTGATCTCAACGACAGAGCCCAGAGCTTAGGGCAGAGAGCAGCAACACTCAGGGAGGACGCATCGAAGTCGGCCCGCAGCGTAAAGCGAATCAAAGCTGCACAATCTGCTGCGAAAGTCACTGGACGTACTGCCGTTTCGGCCGGTCAAGCAGGCAAGCAGGTAGGAAGGACCGGTGTCCAAGCTGGGAAGGCGAGTGGTATTGTGTTCGCTGGAGCAATGACGCGGAGCCCCTACGCGGCGTACAATATGGGGAAACGGGGTGGAAAACACCTTATCGGACCCGGAGCCAGCGACGAACTCGCCGATTCGGCGGACGAGCCCGACATCGACTGGATGGCCCGGCAGGAGGAGGGACCAGGACGGGCGTCGGCTCCGCCGTGGGATGATGACACTGGTAGTGAGCCGTCAAAGACTATGTGAACTTCTTCTCGATGAAGCCCTTGTGAAGCGAGAAGTTATAGCGTAGGACCAGCATGAAAGGAACATAGACCATTGTGAACGCATCTGTTGATGCCGTTCTCAGTGGCCGTATAGACACGCCGCGGCCCATATGAGCCCCGAACTCCGGCGCGAAATAATCGCGCAAATCGCTGCGTCCGCCCACACGGGTCTCCTGAGACTGATTACGTGATCCGATGAGTATTCTCGAAATTGCTATCAGCGTCGCCGGGTTTCTCGGTCTCTTCGCGGTCGTCGAGTACGCGACCTACCGTATCATGGAGCGGGAACACGAAAAGCGTGGTATCTACCGACTGTTCTTCATGCTCGGTTGGACGACATTAGCCCTCCTCCACATGTGGGTAGTCGCACCCCTGCTGAATTTACCGCCGACTGCAGTCGTTGGACTAGGCCTTGGAATTCTAGCGATACATATCGGAGGCGATTTGCGAATCCCTGTTCTGAAAACCATCGGCGTGATCGGTCTATATCCATTCGCGTTGGTCTACCAATTCTTTGTTATACTGTTGTTGATCGCTGAGGGAATCACATTTGTCGCCACCCTCATCACGATCCCACAACTGAACTTCCTCTCAGGGATTGGTCCGAGTGATCCACAAATACAAGCAGCACTCGGACTGGGGATTGCTGCCTCTCTCGTCGCCGTGCTCTACTATGATCCTCAGGGTGAGAACGGTTACTACTACGCCGCTGGACGTCACCTACCCAGTCCGTCCATAGATTCTGAAGGAATCAAGGAGATGGTACAAGAGAATCAACGTAGCACGAGCAATTCGTCTGAACAAGGAGTGGATACGTATACATCAAAAGGCGATTCCCCTGGTGATCACCATTCAGAAACCTCACGAGCACCGGCAATGCCACCCGATAATCAAGAATTCGAATACAACTGGACTCGCTCGGACATCAGCTTCGACGACGTCGCTGGGTACTACGAGGTGAAGGAACGACTCGCTGAAGAGGTCCTCCAGCCGGTCCATGCAGCGGCACGCGGTGACGACCGATACGATCGGTTCGGGATCGAGCCGTCGCGAGGAATTCTCTTCTACGGACCTCCAGGAACGGGTAAAACCATGTTCGCCCGGGCCCTTGCTGGCGAACTCGATATCCCATTCGTCGAGCTAGGGCCGGCAGACGTGACCAGTAAGTGGATTAACGAGGGACCTCAGCGGATTCGCCAACTCTTCGAAGAAGCCGACTCAATCGGTCCCTGCGTGATCTTTCTCGACGAGGCCGAACACCTCTTTGGTGGTCGCGATGTCGGCGCCGGGGGAGCGCACGCTGAAGACAGAAAGATCACTAGCGAGCTGCTCGTTCATCTCACCGACGACAATCGAACGGCCATCGTCGTCGGCGCAACCAATCGGCCCGAAGACATCGATCCCGCAATTCTTCGCCCTGGTCGACTCGCGACACACGTCGAGATCGGTCTTCCGGGAGAGGAAAGCAGGCACGCGATTCTCCAGTCGAAATTGCGGGGGGTTCCGCATGATCTCACCGGTGACCAGTTGGCACAACTCGCGAGTCACACAGCCGGCCTCAGCGGTGCCGACATCGAGGAACTCGTCACAGAGGCCAAGCGCCGAGCTGCACGACGTGATGCGCGAACAGTCTCGGTTGAGGACTTCCCTACTCCCGAAGAACTCGATGCGATGGCGGAAGATATTCGCCCTGGACCGACCACTGGCGTCAATCGCTCGGATGAGGACGAATCCTTCTCGGAGAACGTATTCGACGACGACTCTACAGTCGGATTCCAGTAGGTGTCGGCAGCCGGTGTTCGGAAGCGATATTCATCCAAAGTTACCCCACAAAGTAGAAGAATCCGAAAGTAGTGGGGTAACTTTCTGTGTCGTCATCGTTGGATCGCCGAATCACTCACCGATCAGGACGCGGCGCGGTCTCGTAGCGCTCGATTTCGTCGGTCTTCTCGACTCGGTCGTAGATCTCCCGGAGGGTCTCCTCGGCACGCAGCAGCTTGTGATCCTCGAGGAATCGACGTCCATCATCGCTGAGTCCGTAGAACGTGTACGGCAGATCGTTCTGTCGCCGATCCTCGGGGAGTTCGACTTTTTCGACGATGCCCGCGTCGACGAGGCGCTGCAGATGTTGGCGGATCGTCGTCTGACTCCGGCTCGGGTTGACGTAGTCCAGTTCCTTCAGCGTCGGCAGCCCCGACGGATGCCCGAGGATGTCCTGGATGAGAGAGAACCGGGTCTCCTGGGTGACGACATTGAGTCGCTCGCGAACCGTGTCGAGGTCGCTCGTAGCCTCGTCGGGGGTGCTCATCACACGCATCTTCGAGGAGTACGGGCTAAAGCGTTTCGCCGAAATACGAATCGGTCTAAAGCGATACGCTGACTGTCTCGGTCAGCACACTGAAATCCCCTCGACGAGAGGCACGCCATATGAGCGAGGAGGCGGAGAAGATGGAGGACCTCGTTGAGCGCGCGGAGGCATACCTCCACGAGACCTCGCTCACTCCCGAGGAGTACGAGGCACTCAAGCAGAGTGTTGCCGAACTCTCGCCGATCTTCTCGGCCGACCGAGCGTATTTCGTCCTCGGCAGTTACGGCCAGCCGGAGATTCGCCGGCTCCGGCTCGTCAAAGACCGGCTGAACCGACGGCCCGACGCCTACGCGTTTCTGATGGTCGACATCCGCAGCGAGTGGGTCAACACGTATCTCAAGTTCCGCTTGCTCGCGGATTACACCGACTACATCGTTGGCGTCGCTGAACACGGACGAGGCGGCTTCCTCGTCGAACAGGGCTACTTCACTGCCCTCGAGGAGTACTTCGCAAAAACGCACGTCTGCAAGCGCGAGTACGACGGCCTCGACCCCGACGACGTCGAGACTGGCGTCGACGTCGAAAACCCGTATAGCGGGATGCAGACGGCAATCTTCGAGATGCTCGAGGACCAGGGCCGACTCTATCAGTGGACCACCGAGGAAGACCTCGTCGAGTGTGTCGAAAACATCCCCTGAGGTGGAAGCTAACCGAAACTAGCAGTACTGGCCAGAGTTACCCCACACGGTACATCGATTGTGTCGCGTGGGGTAACGTTAACTCTCAAACCGCCCTGATTACGTCAGTCGATCCAACAGTCCCGTTCGACGAAGAGTGACGAAGTGCTTTCTGGAGATATCATCATCTTGTCCGATGTCGGCAAAGTCGAATACCGGATATTCCAGGCGTAACAAGGCGTATCAAGCTGTCTTACACTTCGATGACGGGGGGTGAACATCGTCAAACCTCAAAGTTACCCCACAGATTGATATGACGCGCCGTTCGTGGGGTAACTATGAGCGAGGACATCCCAGAGAAACCACCTGCACCAGAGTTGCCGAAGTATCTTCGCGAACCACTCGAGAACCAATCTCCGGAACGGCTGGAGGCAATCGCGACGTACGCGGCTGATCTGGCGGAATGGAAACGTCGACAGCGACAACAAGAACTCGAGCGTCGACGAGCCGAGGAAGAAGTCGATGAGGAGGACCTCGAGGAGCTGGACGAGCGCGAGATCTCGACGGATCCGGACGATTACGAAGACGTCCCGACGAGTGGAGCATATATCACGGTGAAGGAGACGAAACCTGGGTATCGCTACTTTTACTGGCAGTGGCGTGAGGGCGATTCCTGGAAGAACGAGTATATCGCCCCCGTGAATCCACGAGAGTAGCGAGCTATAACGAAGGACGTGGATATGACTCCTTGCCGATTACTCGGAACCCTCCCCCCCCGTCATCGATGTGTAAACTCTCGAGGGCGGGAGGGGGGTAGAGACGAGAACAGCCGAAAGAGGCCGGGAGCACCACGAACATGACAAAGAGACGCCGAGACAGAAGAATCAGCACATATCCCACGAGTGTCACTAGTCTGACGAAGTTTTATGTGCCACCCATCAGTACCGTAACCGCAATAGCGCTTACCACGAAGGTTCGGAGGAGTGAAACTCCGACGTACCGAGTGGGGAACAGCTTCCTCATCGTGATTGTTCTGATGCCTCTTCTCCGTGAGACCGTGGTTCTTATGGCTTCTCTGGTTAATCCGCGTCTTGCTCCTTGCCCTCTGTACCTTCCCTCTGGTGAGGATTTACACTTCGATGACGGGGGGAGGGGGTTCACGTCTTACCTGTATTCGAAGTTCGTCCGTGGATCGACCA
Proteins encoded in this window:
- a CDS encoding helix-turn-helix domain-containing protein — translated: MSTPDEATSDLDTVRERLNVVTQETRFSLIQDILGHPSGLPTLKELDYVNPSRSQTTIRQHLQRLVDAGIVEKVELPEDRRQNDLPYTFYGLSDDGRRFLEDHKLLRAEETLREIYDRVEKTDEIERYETAPRPDR
- a CDS encoding ATP-binding protein encodes the protein MSILEIAISVAGFLGLFAVVEYATYRIMEREHEKRGIYRLFFMLGWTTLALLHMWVVAPLLNLPPTAVVGLGLGILAIHIGGDLRIPVLKTIGVIGLYPFALVYQFFVILLLIAEGITFVATLITIPQLNFLSGIGPSDPQIQAALGLGIAASLVAVLYYDPQGENGYYYAAGRHLPSPSIDSEGIKEMVQENQRSTSNSSEQGVDTYTSKGDSPGDHHSETSRAPAMPPDNQEFEYNWTRSDISFDDVAGYYEVKERLAEEVLQPVHAAARGDDRYDRFGIEPSRGILFYGPPGTGKTMFARALAGELDIPFVELGPADVTSKWINEGPQRIRQLFEEADSIGPCVIFLDEAEHLFGGRDVGAGGAHAEDRKITSELLVHLTDDNRTAIVVGATNRPEDIDPAILRPGRLATHVEIGLPGEESRHAILQSKLRGVPHDLTGDQLAQLASHTAGLSGADIEELVTEAKRRAARRDARTVSVEDFPTPEELDAMAEDIRPGPTTGVNRSDEDESFSENVFDDDSTVGFQ
- a CDS encoding ISH3 family transposase, which produces MLELPGPDGVLSAADVKDVAADVIGQLPLQGIEGSPLDSGDIWPVVTMASVNQSSVWDVTSQTDDTPCDDTVMDWLHTLQREKLEMAANILFRHLALTILDPDRSRIVSIDFVDNPYHGSPDEEDGELCTTNPKDGTTTCHRYCTAYLVSNGKPVTLALTYVRSDEKEADAVKRVLDRVAAYPFEIDLLLADRGFYNERVIRHARDLATTVIPVKEKGERMKDKLATHCSYMTTYRMYKGRERELRFPLAVSVSYQNGDRDKHGEVVRGYVACDLADRTPTQVERRYRKRSAIETSYRLSRQARATTTTQDPIVRFGFVIVSFLLENLWLVLRWAVVARPRQGGRDLPEQFTFTTFCDWIRHELEAELERRWEIEMNGVGVPDAYAPAAG